The Helicobacter sp. MIT 21-1697 genome segment TCTGCACAGACACATAAACACGCAATTTACTGAAGAAATGGGGCAGTCTATACCTATGCCAAGTGCGAAGGCTATCCATAGATTCAGCGAGGATATTAAAGGTGCAAATGAATTTATAGGTGCGCTCCAAAGTGCTTCTGTTGCTCTTAAAAAAATCCTCAAACTTGCCCAAAGTGTAGATATTCAAAGTCAAGAGATACAAATTGCCCAAGTTAAAAGTGCAATGCAAGAAATTATAGATAATACCTCATTTATGGGTGTTAAACTTTTTGGGACGCAGTTGCACACGCATTTACATACAAAAACATATACTATCACGATTGAGAATCCTATGCCACTTTGTGAGGGCACATCACACACATCATCTTGCGCAAATCCTTCTATGGATACCCTTATCTCTTATGTAGAGGAAAAGGCAAATGAAATCACGCAAATGCTCCTTGATTTAAGCGAGGCGTTGAGCGAACCTACAAATGCTAAACAAGAGAATAGTTATAATTTTGAGGAGTTTAATCCACAAGCATTCGCGCAAATGTTTAAGGGGAGATAATGTTACGTTTTGCTCCATCTCCCACAGGTGATATGCACATTGGGAATCTAAGAGCTGCTATTTTTAATTTCATCATAGCGAAACAGCAAAATCAAAAATTTTTAATTCGTATTGAGGACACAGATATTGCGCGTAATATTGTAGATAAAGACAAAGAGATTCTTAATTTGCTCAATCTTTTTGGTTTATTATGGGATAATCTTGTGTATCAAAGCAGCAATTTTGAACGCCATCGTCAGCTTGCGGAATATCTCATTTCTAAGGATTTAGCCTTTTATTGTTATTGTTCTAAAGCATTTTTAGAATCTAAACGACTTGAGGCAAAAGAGCAGAAAAAACCTTTTCGTTATGACCCTTCTTGGGCAGAGATTGAAAAATCAAGCAATGTTAAACCTGTGGTGCGTATTCGTGGAGCAAGTGAAGCCATTAGCTTTGAAGATGCAATTAAGGGCACATTGCGTTTTGAAGCGAATGAAATAGATAGCTTTGTGATTTTAAAAGAAGATGGTATTCCTACATATAATTTTGCCTGTGCAGTTGATGATATGCTCTATGATATA includes the following:
- a CDS encoding flagellar FLiS export co-chaperone translates to MQDILSTLHRHINTQFTEEMGQSIPMPSAKAIHRFSEDIKGANEFIGALQSASVALKKILKLAQSVDIQSQEIQIAQVKSAMQEIIDNTSFMGVKLFGTQLHTHLHTKTYTITIENPMPLCEGTSHTSSCANPSMDTLISYVEEKANEITQMLLDLSEALSEPTNAKQENSYNFEEFNPQAFAQMFKGR